One Drosophila willistoni isolate 14030-0811.24 chromosome XL unlocalized genomic scaffold, UCI_dwil_1.1 Seg142, whole genome shotgun sequence genomic region harbors:
- the LOC6653043 gene encoding galactosylgalactosylxylosylprotein 3-beta-glucuronosyltransferase I, producing the protein MTEVRIRPRQVLVLIIVFIIVLMMVHRNGKRTCQGPEYLQALYAEQQADTLTKIYAITPTYSRPAQKAELTRLSHLFMLVPSLHWIIVEDSNVTTPLVTNLLHRAGIEKRSTQLNIKTPPEFKLQGKDPNWIKPRGVEQRNLALTWLRSHHDNDHHGIVFFMDDDNSYSVELFLEMLKIQPGRVGVWPVGLVGGLMVEKPLLNDDKTQVVGFNAAWRPERPFPIDMAAFAISMDLFIKNPQAVFSYDVQRGYQESEILRHLTTREQLQPLANQCRDVLVWHTRTEKTKLTSEEALQRQGKRSDGGMEV; encoded by the exons ATGACGGAGGTACGCATACGTCCTCGGCAAGTCCTGGTGCTCATCATTGTCTTCATAATTGTGCTAATGATGGTCCATCGGAATGGGAAACGCACCTGCCAGGGGCCAGAATACCTTCAGGCTCTTTATGCCGAGCAACAGGCGGACACGTTGACCAAAATCTATGCCATAACGCCGACATATTCACGCCCAGCCCAGAAGGCTGAACTGACACG CCTATCTCATTTATTTATGTTGGTGCCAAGTCTCCATTGGATCATTGTGGAGGATTCAAATGTCACCACACCCCTGGTCACGAATCTCTTGCATAGAGCGGGCATAGAGAAACGCTCTACCCAATTGAATATCAAGACGCCGCCGGAGTTCAAGCTGCAGGGAAAAGATCCCAATTGGATTAAACCTCGCGGTGTTGAGCAACGTAATCTGGCGCTAACCTGGCTGCGCAGTCATCACGATAACGACCATCATGGGATTGTTTTCTTTATGGACGATGACAATTCCTATTCTGTAGAATTGTTTcttgaaatgttaaaaatccAGCCAGGACGTGTGGGCGTCTGGCCCGTTGGCCTTGTGGGTGGTCTAATGGTGGAAAAACCACTGCTCAATGACGACAAAACGCAAGTGGTTGGATTCAATGCCGCTTGGCGGCCAGAGCGTCCTTTTCCCATTGACATGGCCGCTTTTGCCATTAGCATGGACTTGTTTATTAAAAATCCACAGGCTGTCTTCTCCTACGATGTGCAGCGTGGCTATCAAGAGTCAGAGATTCTACGCCACCTGACCACACGGGAACAACTGCAGCCGTTGGCCAATCAGTGTCGTGATGTTCTGGTCTGGCATACACGGACGGAAAAAACGAAACTCACCTCCGAGGAGGCACTACAACGTCAGGGCAAACGTTCCGATGGCGGCATGGAGGTTTAG
- the LOC6653044 gene encoding leucine-rich repeat-containing protein 58: MEVYTSDSSDTDSREQKTIDFGRMNLDLITLEDHLSSPHKALAKSKSDIETLLLNHNRLVGLPSILQQFTNLKILDLSSNALTQLPDAICQLPLVTLIAKNNLLTNSSLPKSFMTKQQTGNGGSTLKELNLSGNQLTHFPEQVTEMRQLKYLYVGGNKISSISKDIWKMQGLHVLSLGGNLINEVPETVGSLSQLQALVLCDNLIENLPMSIARLKNLKSLLLHKNRLRHLPKDIVALKNLTELSLRDNPLVVRFVQDMALKPPTLLELAGRMVKASGQRPGPYDIPRTLAEYLNSANCCVNPNCKGVFFDNRVEHIKFVDFCGKYRVPLLQYLCSSKCIEPEQTALRAPSSNNASASSGFMMRKVLLG; this comes from the exons ATGGAAGTCTACACATCGGACAGCTCCGATACGGATTCGCGTGAGCAGAAGACCATCGATTTCGGTCGCATGAATCTGGATTTGATTACGCTGGAGGATCACCTCAGTTCGCCGCACAAAGCCCTGGCCAAGTCGAAAAGCGACATCGAGACGCTGTTGCTCAATCACAATCGTTTGGTCGGCCTGCCCAGCATATTGCAACAGTTCACCAATCTGAAGATACTCGACCTTAGCTCCAATGCCTTGACTCAGCTCCCTGATGCCATTTGCCAATTGCCATTGGTCACTCTGATTGCCAAAAATAATCTATTGACCAACTCTTCGCTGCCCAAATCGTTTATGACCAAACAACAGACTGGCAATGGCGGCTCAACACTGAAGGAGCTGAATCTAAGTGGCAATCAGTTGACCCACTTTCCCGAGCAGGTCACAGAGATGCGACAGCTCAAGTATCTGTATGTGGGTGGCAACAAGATCTCAAGCATATCCAAGGATATATGGAAAATGCAAGG TCTTCATGTACTCTCACTGGGTGGCAATCTTATCAACGAGGTCCCCGAGACGGTGGGCTCTTTGAGCCAGTTGCAAGCCCTGGTCCTATGCGATAACCTCATCGAGAATCTGCCCATGAGCATAGCCCGGCTGAAGAACCTCAAATCGCTGCTGCTCCACAAGAATCGACTCAGGCACTTGCCCAAGGACATTGTGGCCCTCAAGAACCTAACCGAGCTGAGTCTGCGTGACAATCCGCTGGTGGTGCGTTTCGTTCAGGACATGGCTCTGAAGCCACCCACCCTGCTGGAGCTGGCCGGACGCATGGTCAAGGCCAGCGGCCAACGACCAGGACCCTATGACATTCCTCGCACCCTGGCCGAATATCTGAACAGTGCCAATTGCTGTGTCAATCCCAATTGCAAGGGCGTCTTCTTTGACAATCGCGTGGAGCACATCAAGTTTGTGGACTTCTGCGGCAAATACCGTGTCCCATTGCTGCAGTATCTCTGCTCCTCCAAATGCATTGAGCCCGAGCAGACGGCATTGCGGGCgcccagcagcaacaatgCCAGTGCCAGCAGCGGCTTCATGATGCGCAAAGTCCTGCTGGGCTAA